GCAGCTCCCCCACCCCGGGGAGTCTGTTTAACCCCTCTCCCACTGCTGCGCCAATTCCGGGCGGCGCAACAGTGCCCAGCCCCCGATCGGCATTCTGATTCAAGCAGGAACCTGAATTCTCTCCTGACCCGCGAGATTAAATGCGGCATGGATCGTCCGCAGAGCCGTAACCCCCTCATCCTGGCTGACCACACAACTAATTTTGATTTCTGAGGTGGCAATCATCTGAATGTTGATCTGCTGTAGGGACAGCGCTTCAAACATGCGGGCTGCTATCCCCGGATTCTCAATCATCCCCATGCCAACGATGCTGACCTTGGCAATCTCTGGATCAACCTCAACCTGCCCATAACCCAGCTCTGGAGCGGCTTTTTCCAGGGCCTTGCGGGCTGCATCTGCATCCGCCTGAGCCACGGTAAATGCAATATCCCGAGTCGTTGCCCCCTGGATGACCCGACAACGTTGCGACTGAATAATCATATCCACACTGATGTTTTCGCGGGCTAGCAATTGGAAGATCCGGGCTGCCATGCCGGGACGATCGGGAATCTCCCGAATAGCTAGCTTCGCCTGGTTGAGATCGAGGGCAACGCCACGCACGGGAGGCAGGGGAGCGGACGGGGGAGAACCGGTAGCTTGATCTCCAGGGTCCATCGTTCCCGGTTCATTGCGGGGGGAACTCGTGACTTCAAAGGTCTCGCAGAGGGTTGCGATCGCCCGATCGTAGTCGGTAGCTGCCACCACACAACTGACTTTGACCTCAGAGGTGGAAATCATCTGGATGTTGATGCCAGCAGCGGCTAAGGTGGTGAACATTTGAGCGGCCACCCCAGGTCGGCCAATCATTCCAGCTCCGGCGATCGTCACCTTGGCAATCTCCCGATCTACCAGGGTTTCTGCTGGATTGAGATTGCTTTCCAGACCAGCACTCAAGGCAGGCAGAATGGCTGCAGCCACCGCCTCAGCTTGGTTCAGGGTATTTTTTGTCACCGTAAAGGCAATGTCGTTTGTATTGCCTTCATGGATAGATTGGATAATCAAATCCACATCCAGTTGTTGCTGGGCCAGTTCACCGAAGAGGCGAGCGGCCACACCTGGACGATCGGGCACTCGCAATAGGGCCACCTTGGCCTGGTCTGTATCGAATTCCACCGCATCAACTGGGCGGGCAATCTCCAGACCTTCCAGCGGGCGCGGTTGCGGGGTGGAAGAAAGGACGCGGGTGCCCGGATCGTCAGCCCAACTGGAGCGCACCACCAGTGTAATGCCATAGTTGCGGGCAATTTCTACCGCCCGTGGATGCAACACCTTAGCTCCCAGGCTGGCCAGTTCAAGCATTTCATCGGAGGTGATCTCGCTCATGAGCTGGGCATCTTCCACAATCCGGGGATCGGCGGTCAGAATCCCCGGTACATCTGTATAGATCTCACAAAGATCGGCTTGAAGCGCAGCAGCCAGAGCAACCGCAGAGGTATCGGATCCTCCCCGTCCCAGGGTAGTGATTTCCAGATCGTCGGTACTGGCAATGCCCTGAAAGCCAGCCACGACGACCACCTGACCAGCATTTAAATGGCGCTGGATCCGATCGGGATCAATCTTGAGGATGCGAGCCCGGGTATGTTCGGTTTCGGTGACAATTCCCACCTGGGCTCCTGTCAGGGAGATGGCAGGCTGGCCCAGTTCCTGCAACGCCATGCTGAGCAGGGCGATCGAGACCTGCTCTCCCGTTGAGAGCAACATATCCATCTCTCGCCGGTTGGGATTTGTGGAAATGGCATTTGCCAGCTTGACCAACCCATCCGTCGTTTTACCCATAGCGGAGACCACCACAACCAGATCATTGCCCGCCTTGACGGTCTGCAGAACTCTTGCAGCTACCGCTTGAATGCGCTCCACCGATCCGACAGATGTGCCCCCATATTTCTGGACAATCAGTGCCATATCCCTACAATTGCTTCCAGTATTGAATATTCCAAGACCCTCATTTTATAACTCCTGTCCTCCTGTGTAAGCAATCATGACGAAACAGAGGCCTGCGATATCCTATGATGTCCTCTGGGCACCTTAAGGCTAAATGCTTATAGGAAGCTATGCTGTCCAGCAGTGAAGCAGTGAAACTTGTTGACCCTCAGCTGATCAGATCTGATGACACAGTCTTTCAAGCTGCTCTTGATGACATAAGCCAGCTGGCGGCTTCTCTTTGCCAAACTCCCATCGCCGTGATTCATCTGCAAGAGGAGGGGCATCAACCCGTTACAGCCAGTTTTGGTCCCATCCCCTTCTATGCCAGTT
The genomic region above belongs to Leptolyngbya sp. 'hensonii' and contains:
- a CDS encoding aspartate kinase — encoded protein: MALIVQKYGGTSVGSVERIQAVAARVLQTVKAGNDLVVVVSAMGKTTDGLVKLANAISTNPNRREMDMLLSTGEQVSIALLSMALQELGQPAISLTGAQVGIVTETEHTRARILKIDPDRIQRHLNAGQVVVVAGFQGIASTDDLEITTLGRGGSDTSAVALAAALQADLCEIYTDVPGILTADPRIVEDAQLMSEITSDEMLELASLGAKVLHPRAVEIARNYGITLVVRSSWADDPGTRVLSSTPQPRPLEGLEIARPVDAVEFDTDQAKVALLRVPDRPGVAARLFGELAQQQLDVDLIIQSIHEGNTNDIAFTVTKNTLNQAEAVAAAILPALSAGLESNLNPAETLVDREIAKVTIAGAGMIGRPGVAAQMFTTLAAAGINIQMISTSEVKVSCVVAATDYDRAIATLCETFEVTSSPRNEPGTMDPGDQATGSPPSAPLPPVRGVALDLNQAKLAIREIPDRPGMAARIFQLLARENISVDMIIQSQRCRVIQGATTRDIAFTVAQADADAARKALEKAAPELGYGQVEVDPEIAKVSIVGMGMIENPGIAARMFEALSLQQINIQMIATSEIKISCVVSQDEGVTALRTIHAAFNLAGQERIQVPA